The DNA sequence CTAATTTTgttcataataataaataaatttgaatagctgataaaatttgattaatttaatttgaatacATACATTTAAAAAGAGACAGAGAGAGACAGTCAGAGAAGGGTGAATACgtgcatatataattaattgtaacaaatttttgttattttataaaatctaCATTTTGAAAATCAATCAACATTATCTATGATGAATTTCTTAACTGAGTATTGCTATTAGTCAAGTGGTAAAAGGACGTTTATAACAATTTTTGTTTAGAATAACTTGAACAATTTTATTTCCTAATTTGATGGATTATGTGATTAGATTTTGGACTCTCTGTATGATGTATTAAATTAAGTCTGAATTGTAAAGgaaaatttgtatttcaatatatcagtcaataaaaataatctatatatacttttaatatcttttcttcttaaaaatacatttacatttcaaaataatttctCTCTCTAACTCTTTCACTCTTCGACTTTAATCCCGACCTAAAACCACTACCGTCGAATACACAAACCTAGAACCCCGGTCGCAAGGCCTCACTGTCGTCTTCTCTCACGGTCTCTCTTTTTTTACGTTTCTTTCTCCTAGTTTACCAATTTTTTACGATATTTAGCAATGtatttacaataataaaacaaatttgAGATTAGGGATAAAATTTAGCGATGATTTGTAATATTTTGCGTATTTAATGATGTTTTGCAATGATATTAGCAAGTATTTGTGATATGAGGCTAAAAAATGCACAACACATCGCGAAAACTTGATTATGATTTCGTGACATTTAGCAATCTGTTTTGCGATTTTGTGAATTGTAGACATTTAGCGATGTTTCATGATTTCGCGATGTTTCGCGACACTTAGCGATGTTTTGTGACATTGTcaaaaaccagaaaaaaaaaaatacagaaaacAAGCGAGTTGAGAACTCCAACAATAGGTAGGGATTTTCGGAGTTTTGGGGTGGTTGAGCTCATAGATTTTGGGGCTTTGGGTTTCACGATTTCTTTTTGTGGTTTCGCGATATCCTCATCGATTTTGTCTTATGTTTTGCCTTCAGAGTAAATTTCGTCGGAGGTGGTGCGGTGATTGTGGGTATCAGCAGGGCCGACCCAAACATTTTGAGGGCCttgtacaaaattttaaaatttggctctttaaaaaaaatcgtgtaaattaaaattataattctatTACTAACTTTTTTTAAGATTCGttcataaatttttaattataaattttttatttatatgtatttaatagaaaaaaagagacaaaaataggcattttctttcaaaaaaaaattgagctttaaaaaaatatgggcCTTGTGCAATGGCTCAAGCTGCCCAATGCTTGGGCCAGCCCGGAGTATCAGTTGGGTTTGGTGAGAGTTAGAGGAAGAGGGAGAGGgccgagagaaagagagaatgtATGAGAAGGGTATTTTAAGATTTAATTAATCAGAGTATTAAATTTCAATCTATTTTAATGTGGCATACTcaaaaactataaataatttttaagaatgAATTATCAAATTTACCATTGTAAATGAGATAACCTTTTTGCAAGACTGCTTGTAAAATAACCCTGGCTAATGAGATATTGTAGTTAGTTAAGAATGTTTTATagagttttttcaaaaaaaaaaaaaaaaaaaaaaacaaaattaaagaattATGGAAAAATCATTTTCCAACTGATGATGTAAATTAATTGATGATGTAAATTAATTGATGATGTAaatcaattttctattttaaaggATGTATATTCCTCCtttacaaatattttaatagtatttaaattatattttattttaattttattaatatgtattatatataattaagatgaTGTAAAATTTTATAGTAAATTTAATCATTACTTGTATTCAAAATGCTCTTAATGATCCTTATAATATCTTCATGCGAAAAAGAAAACACTAGTTGTAACTTGTAACTAGTAATTAAGTGGTTTACACAGTCTAATATTATTAaggaatttttacaaaaataataaattttgggTAAAAGTTTATAAAACAACCCttaaataacaaaacaaaataatttttttccctgAATtgtgacatgtactaaattgtgcctcctgaacttttttgccgttaaaaattccccccgaactattgagattgttaaatttaaggacttttgtctaattttagtaaaaaattctaacatggatgaaagttcaaggggcatgatttagtacatatcaaagtttaaggggcatgatttggtagatatcaaagtctggagagcatggtttagtacataaacaattactgaAACTGTAaagttgaatgaaattagacaaaagtccttaaatttaacaatctcaatagttcgaggggaatttttaacggccaaaaaagttcagggggcacgatttactatatgtcaaagttcagggggaaaaattactaattagccattaaaataataatagaacaactaaaaaataattgtgaaacaattaaaaaaatttaacacagtacacaatatttttgaaaaaaaaaattctccccacaataaaaaattaaaaaatttcaatatatagTGTAAAAACTCTTATTACTATACCATCACGAGAGCAGCAGCTTATTACAGGCCTCGACCACTCACTCACGTGGTAACATGTGACGGGATGCTCATTTTTTCaaccaacattttttttttttaaaaaaaaaaaaaaactagtaaaATGAAAAATGCTCCTTCAATCGAATTTCTATCCCTAACTTTATATACAATCAAAAGCGAACACGTAATCTGTGTTACTAagggtgtgcataaatcgatccaatctaatcaTAATTgaccgatccaattacaacTAACCGCCAAACATTAGATATCTAATTGTGATCGAATCAGattagatgttatttttgaatatctaATTGGATCAAATGTTGGATGGAGTGTTCAAAAATTCAATAGATCCAACATCTAATcgaactaattaatattttcatttagttttgaTGAGTAATTGTATCttatattgttatacgtaaagatagatccgatccaatccaatacatattggacctaatatattaaagaggaaattacactctataccttttTTATGTTGTCCTCTttcatttttaccctcttttttaaagtttatcatttttacctctttttttaaacattgtaccaattttgcccctgtcatttcaagatactctccatgtgactctcttatgtcagggtattttagttacaatacacataaaaagagatatgtttcaaataaatataaaattagaggcaaatttggttaattgattaataaaagaggcacttttcaacttacccctataTTAAATGGATTcgatccgatccaaaaaatattaggactaaaatattagataatcctaaattaaactaataaatacATATGAAATACATTCAATGtatagaaccgatccaatctaacatccaatagtTGTTAgatcgattggatgactgaAATTAATTGGATTGTATCGGATATTAAAATCTaacatttaatatataattagatcGGATCTCAATAAGTTTAAAAACATTGAATGAATATCCTGTGTTACTATCCGAGATTCCGAGGACGAGCAACAAATGCTCAATTAAAAAAGTTTGGAAAAAGCATATATGCTTAAACAAAATGAAATGGATATAGTATAAGTAGTACAGAGATTCATTCAactgaaacaacaaaataatcttGGTCAGAATAACACTTCAATATTAAATCTAAATTCTTACTTATTAGTATTACCAAGGTATGGATGGAATGGCAAACCAGACTgcaagaaaaacaaataaatcaataaagaTGGGGGAAATGTTTATGCAGCTTAATTAGCTTAGAATCCAAGAGCATGCTCCAAGTTCACAACAACAATCTGATATCTCAATACAAGAAATTCACCCTCTTGATGTTTCATTAGTCTGCATACACTGCAGCTTTTACACAAGATAAAGAAAAGAAACAAGTCATAGCATGGAGCAAACAAGTTCTAATAATGTCATCTTCTTTGATccatttattaaacatatagataATTAGCAAACTAGAGAGGGTGAGTGATTAGCCTGAATTTGTAAGTATTAGCCTGACCGAGTTGAAAAGGAGCATCGGCCGAGCTACCATGGGCTCTTTTGTTTTGATAACCAGGGTAGTCGTTCTTATAAAAGGGCACAGTGTCATGTAAATGCAGCCCTATCTTCTCTGCTTTCTTCACTAGATTCCATTTCTCATAGGGGTCACCCTCCTTGTGTGATATATGAATCTCACCATTCTCTTTCCTCAACAGAGCCTTCGCATTCTTCATAAATTCCTTCACCAGAGTCTTGTTCATCCTGTTTCACTACCCCATTATTCACTTGATCCCATTCACTTATACTCaagtattgtaactaaaaatccTTTACTTACAAGAAGACAAACTTGATCCCATTCATTTATACTCaagtattgtaactaaaaaaatCCTTTACTTACAAGAAGACAAAGACATTCAAGTACAAAATTATGGTCATTCTTGGtatagaaaacaaaatatatatacatacaagttAAGGGTTACTAATGTATAACAATGATGAGACAGCACAATGTACCAAATTTACAAAAAAGACTACACAATTTCTCATCCACCATTAGTAAAGCATAATCAATAATgtatattagttttaaaaatttaaggtGAAACAAAAAAGCAAAGTCTACTTTACTATTCCTTTGTAGAAAAACAAATAAGAGGGAGAAAAATTGAAGGGCTTAACTGGATCTGGCAGCAATTTTCTTCCGGGAAGTGGAATCCAACATGAGGAAAATTGTAGATGATCCTGTCAAATCTCTGGGTTTTAAGGAAGAAGTGATCACTCATGTGCTTTCCATCAACTCCATGAAGTACAACACAACCCCTTTCTTCTAGCTCCATAATGTTCCTTATTCCATCGCTATAATTCTTCTTTATCTTCTCTGTTAAATGAGAATCAAAACCCATTTACAGAATACAAAAAGTCAAAGGGAAAAGTGATCTAAAAGGGTTTTTGTTTTGGAGAGATGATGGAGAAAGAAGGAGATGACGTACCAAGAGAATCAAGGGAGGTGGCCACCATGTTCCTGGCTGAACCAAAGGCTCTAGCTAAGCTTAAGGAAAAGGAAAAGTCACCATCTCCAACCAAGAGGATTTTTTGGACAGATGAATAGTGCTTCCTCCATTTTACTTGTGCTATTATTACGTCTTCTTCTTCGTCTGTGTCATCATCTTCATGATCATAATCatcaacttcttcttcttctaccttGTTGTTGATCAATTCCATtgaatgagtgagtgagtgagtgtgtgtgagagagagagagaccaaAATTGGGTGTCCTTTGAAAATGCTTGTCTTTTATTTCTTTATGTTTATTGGAAATAAGCAAAAGAAGTCAAGGGACGTCaactcaattaataacaatgtaCGAACTCGTATTTCTacatatcaaataatatattaaggaGTCAAGCTCAAGCAAGCAAGGACTCCATTCTCATATTCttcacttattttttttttttaagatattcatATTCTTGGctattttatttatcatttcTATTGGGTAATGCTCATCATATGTGTGTAGTGCTTATGGGCTGGGGGACGTGAGGGAAACTGGCACAAGTCCGAGAGGTACGAACACGATTcaacacaaaaaaatatatgcgTAGATACAATAaagtacaaaaaaatataaacttaagtACGATACGACATAATAAACACGAATACACTATATATGAGTACAAATAAATTAACTCGAAAGAACAAcacattaaaaattttaataatttaaaaggaGTAATTTGCGGCTGAACCCTCCCAATCATCATTTTACTTGCTCTAACCCTCTAATCTTAAATTTTAGTGGCACAACTCTCCAAGCTGCTAAACTGTTAACTTTACCAAATTTAAAGTGTCAtctatttatttcaattaaCTGCTGACATAAACTGCTTACGTGTACCATTATTTACACGTAATACATTTATATTGGTaacttaatataattatttaaagattataaaaaaaatctttaagaaaaacaaaacaaaatttcccccctttattttataatataaatataaacaaacattgtggCACTGTTGTTATAAATATGttctataacttttttttttaaaaaaagaaaaagaaagaaataaagaaataaaagacatatattttttttttttttgacgtagaaataaaaaacatattaattaGTGGTGAAATCAAAATTCAAACAATTGTAATATATAAGCATGCTCAACATAACCATACTTCCAACACTACCACATTTTGGAAAGGTCCTGGTTTCAAATCCAacttttttaagtaaaaaaacaATAGTTCATATTGCACCAAACAAGTTAAATCCTTTCAATTTTATACTAGAAAAAACTTTTCACAACACAGCTTACCCATTTCTTATTAACCATGTCCACAGCTTTTAATTCACAAAAAAGAAGCAGTGGAATAAGAACAAAGATAAGACGTTCTTTCTAACTAGAAAGAAAGGTTTCATTTACATCAAATCCTGGGGCACAAAAAGAGAACAGATAAAAAAATTCCACTGAGGTGAAGCTCGCTTGTTTACAAGTATGATCCAAACAAGATCGCTCCATAGCAATGCTGTAATGTCATCCCCGCCTCCCAGGGCCAGGCCTTCGATGAAAGATTAGTCTGCACTCAGTTTATCAAATTGGAAAACTACTCTATAAAGCAATACTGCTGGGAACAGCAAGATAACTCTTCCGAATGGAAGAAGCAACTGTGATATATCTTACCACAGATCTTTATATGCTAAAGGTTGGAGTAGACTGCTTAACCTTAGCCAGTTCAAGCAAAACATCTTTGATGGGTTCGCGAAGCATGTTTTTCTTAGCCTGGAAGAGCACAATTGTTAACTTGCTATATTTTAAGAGGAAATGGGGAAGTACCAGTAGATGAGGCAAAAAACAACTACAAGATTGCAATTGATAGACATCAAGAAATAATATATACTATCTCTACTTTCAATAGTGGAAATGAGCAAAATCAACATGTAAGAGTACCTGCAAAGATGGAAGTAGAGCAAAAACTTCATCAGCTGTTTCTGGACAGATGTTGGCAATTACGCATATCTGCAGCCaacatattttgagttaagATCACATCATTTATAGTAAGAACCAAGTACTAATCAATTTAGGTTCAGAAAGTAACCTCGGCCTCCTTCAGCCCATATATTGACAGCATGCTGAAACTTGAGTTAAGTGTGTAAcagtataagaacaatataaagAGCATTGCAGGTAGCATAACAAAGACATagatttctatttataaacaatAGATTATAAGGTGTATATATAAGTTGTAAACTCCAAGAAAGAGCAAAGGATACTCAAGAATGTCTTTCACAGACTGAGAACTCGTGTAATGGTTCTCTCTTTTGGCATACTGCAGTCCACTGTCAAATGATCTAAAACCAAACAACAATTGTAGCGTCATTGTCATATACACATTCAATTTGGGTGAAGCCATAACCCAGACATCCATTTGTTTTACAAGATAATGCATAACTCTGTCCTTACTTTGGGATTTTAATACTAGGATCCTTGGACAACAAGACCATGCGATCTTGGATTCCTTCTAATATATCAGCAGCATCACAGTCCATTAG is a window from the Cannabis sativa cultivar Pink pepper isolate KNU-18-1 chromosome 1, ASM2916894v1, whole genome shotgun sequence genome containing:
- the LOC115707864 gene encoding uncharacterized protein At4g26485, which translates into the protein MELINNKVEEEEVDDYDHEDDDTDEEEDVIIAQVKWRKHYSSVQKILLVGDGDFSFSLSLARAFGSARNMVATSLDSLEKIKKNYSDGIRNIMELEERGCVVLHGVDGKHMSDHFFLKTQRFDRIIYNFPHVGFHFPEENCCQIQMNKTLVKEFMKNAKALLRKENGEIHISHKEGDPYEKWNLVKKAEKIGLHLHDTVPFYKNDYPGYQNKRAHGSSADAPFQLGQANTYKFRLITHPL
- the LOC115707236 gene encoding DNA-directed RNA polymerases IV and V subunit 4, coding for MSEKGGKLFTAPQPQKRGRKPSLKSTNGKEAPLKGKDDSSEKSKKGRKVKFDTGSPEVNLNFSSEYGGNLNTDTPTTFPKGSFGLGGKGDKTGKGGKSFVPKPSRPLELSVEDELPKGAKCLMDCDAADILEGIQDRMVLLSKDPSIKIPKSFDSGLQYAKRENHYTSSQSVKDILDMLSIYGLKEAEICVIANICPETADEVFALLPSLQAKKNMLREPIKDVLLELAKVKQSTPTFSI